One part of the Terrimicrobium sacchariphilum genome encodes these proteins:
- a CDS encoding trans-sulfuration enzyme family protein yields MSDTPQPRPPAAFATRAIHAGEHPDPVTGASAPNLVMSTTFVTEAGASFSAEDFGENTPFIYTRWGNPTIAQLERKLANLEGAEACIAFASGMSAITSLLLQTLKPGDHFILSDVSYAGTAEFARDFLPAHGVEVSRVDLSDPALLEAALRPNTRLVYAETPANPILKLTDIAAVADMAHRVGAKLAVDSTFATPIATRPLDLGADLVVHSLTKYLGGHGDAVGGAVLGRTDDLAPLRKGTGIHLGGTISPFNAWLIMRGLATLTIRMRAHEEGALAVANALENHPKVKRVIYPGLASHPQMALARRQMSNFSGMLTFQIHGDGEEVARQLSDRLHTVHYAVSLGHHRSLIFYLSTSEMLRTSFLLTPEQEAVYRSFAGDGIFRLSVGLEDPGDLIADLSQALG; encoded by the coding sequence GTGATGTCGACGACCTTTGTCACCGAGGCGGGGGCTTCATTCTCGGCGGAGGACTTCGGGGAAAACACGCCTTTCATCTACACGCGATGGGGCAATCCCACCATTGCCCAGCTCGAGCGCAAACTCGCCAATCTGGAGGGTGCGGAGGCCTGCATCGCCTTCGCCAGCGGCATGTCGGCCATCACCAGCCTGCTCCTGCAAACGCTCAAGCCCGGAGATCATTTCATCCTCTCCGACGTGAGTTATGCGGGTACGGCGGAGTTTGCCCGCGACTTCCTGCCCGCCCACGGCGTCGAGGTGTCGCGCGTCGATCTTTCCGATCCCGCGCTGCTGGAGGCAGCCCTCCGTCCCAACACCCGACTCGTCTATGCGGAGACCCCGGCCAACCCGATTCTCAAGCTCACCGACATCGCCGCCGTCGCCGACATGGCCCACCGCGTCGGGGCCAAGCTCGCCGTCGATTCCACCTTTGCCACGCCCATCGCCACCCGACCTCTGGACCTCGGGGCCGATCTGGTCGTGCATTCGCTGACCAAGTACCTCGGCGGGCATGGTGATGCCGTAGGCGGCGCGGTGCTCGGCAGGACTGATGATCTCGCCCCACTGCGCAAGGGTACCGGCATTCATCTCGGGGGCACCATCAGCCCCTTCAACGCGTGGCTGATCATGCGCGGGCTGGCGACGTTGACGATCCGCATGCGCGCCCATGAAGAGGGAGCTCTCGCCGTGGCAAATGCCCTGGAGAATCATCCCAAGGTGAAACGTGTCATCTATCCCGGCCTCGCCTCGCACCCCCAGATGGCGCTCGCCCGGCGGCAAATGAGCAACTTCTCCGGCATGCTGACCTTCCAGATTCACGGAGACGGGGAGGAAGTGGCCCGCCAGCTTTCCGACCGTCTGCACACGGTTCATTACGCGGTCTCGCTGGGCCACCACCGGAGCCTGATTTTTTACCTCTCCACCTCCGAAATGCTTCGCACGTCCTTCCTGCTCACGCCGGAACAGGAAGCCGTCTATCGCTCCTTTGCCGGAGATGGGATCTTCCGTCTGTCCGTCGGCCTCGAGGACCCGGGCGATCTTATCGCCGATCTGTCTCAGGCACTCGGTTAG
- a CDS encoding GNAT family N-acetyltransferase, whose product MFFPIPREIETDRIRLRQWREEDFAPFAALTADPEVMRYFPATLSEEESSAYAQRCHDLIAERGWGFWAAEEKQSGEFIGFLGLHIPTAPLPFMPCVEIGWRLARKWWGKGFATEGARGALEFGFRELDLDSIVSFTALVNTRSEAVMKRLGMQREATFEHPVVPPGHVLREHCLYRLANPNRVPETDRR is encoded by the coding sequence ATGTTTTTCCCTATACCGCGCGAGATCGAGACCGACCGCATCCGGCTCCGCCAGTGGCGCGAGGAGGATTTTGCACCTTTCGCCGCGCTAACCGCTGATCCCGAGGTCATGCGCTATTTCCCCGCCACCCTGAGCGAGGAGGAAAGCAGCGCCTATGCGCAGCGATGCCACGACCTCATCGCAGAGCGTGGTTGGGGGTTCTGGGCGGCTGAGGAAAAGCAGTCGGGCGAGTTCATTGGTTTCCTCGGCCTGCACATTCCGACGGCGCCGCTTCCGTTCATGCCCTGTGTCGAGATTGGCTGGCGGCTTGCGAGAAAATGGTGGGGCAAGGGGTTTGCCACCGAAGGTGCGCGAGGGGCGCTGGAATTCGGTTTCCGCGAGCTGGACCTCGACTCGATCGTGTCTTTTACCGCTCTGGTCAATACCCGCTCCGAGGCGGTGATGAAGCGCCTCGGCATGCAGCGCGAGGCCACCTTTGAGCATCCCGTCGTCCCGCCTGGCCACGTGCTGCGGGAGCACTGTCTCTACCGGCTGGCGAATCCTAACCGAGTGCCTGAGACAGATCGGCGATAA
- a CDS encoding MlaA family lipoprotein: protein MKKILCLSLASALFVGCATTKKEAPAAPADGKAAVGGKAVAGPTDDLDTYATVAQVPDPLQPVNRVTFWINHQVYRYILKPVSIGYKFIVPEKGREAIGNAFENVKYPVRLANNLLQADLPGAGKQTGAFLVNSTVGIGGLGRPAQHIPALADLPPVDTAQTFAKWGIPNGFYFVLPLIGPTTLRDGVGLAGDWALNPITWCGYIWGQPVWYIAVPAANTMRSLPAQIDTYDAATKDTIDRYLAARTAYIQYRNGINSR, encoded by the coding sequence ATGAAAAAGATCCTGTGCCTCTCGCTCGCCTCCGCGTTGTTTGTCGGCTGTGCGACCACCAAGAAAGAAGCGCCCGCAGCCCCTGCCGACGGCAAAGCCGCCGTGGGCGGCAAGGCCGTGGCCGGTCCCACGGATGACCTCGATACCTACGCCACCGTGGCTCAGGTGCCTGATCCGCTCCAGCCGGTCAATCGCGTCACCTTCTGGATCAATCACCAGGTTTACCGCTACATCCTCAAGCCCGTCTCCATCGGGTACAAGTTCATCGTTCCCGAGAAGGGACGCGAGGCGATCGGCAATGCCTTTGAGAACGTCAAATACCCCGTGCGTCTCGCCAACAACCTTCTGCAGGCCGACCTGCCCGGGGCAGGCAAGCAGACGGGAGCCTTTCTCGTGAATAGCACCGTCGGCATCGGCGGGCTGGGGCGTCCGGCCCAGCATATCCCGGCTTTGGCCGACCTGCCGCCGGTAGACACCGCCCAGACCTTTGCCAAATGGGGCATTCCGAATGGTTTCTATTTCGTGCTTCCGCTGATCGGTCCTACCACCCTGCGCGATGGCGTGGGGCTGGCGGGTGACTGGGCGCTGAATCCCATCACCTGGTGCGGATACATCTGGGGCCAGCCGGTGTGGTATATCGCCGTGCCCGCGGCGAACACGATGCGCTCGCTTCCGGCGCAGATCGACACCTACGATGCGGCTACGAAGGACACGATCGATCGCTATCTCGCCGCCCGCACTGCGTACATTCAGTATCGGAACGGAATCAACTCGCGCTAG
- a CDS encoding MlaC/ttg2D family ABC transporter substrate-binding protein yields MTTPRLFLLLAAFVSLTVPAMAQSVAEQKVRSNNDELIAIAEKVPNNEVLMQKVRPVLEKNMSFPAMTRRAIGPGWKTFTPDQQKKAISLFTDLIIRRYAGRYTIGERPEVTYKAAATPAPGRAEVPTVVLYKGSKYEVIYRLEQSEDWRITDVVVEGVSFVGNYRSQFDAQFQKGGANAVLAALTNAVNNP; encoded by the coding sequence ATGACCACGCCTCGTCTCTTTCTCCTTCTTGCTGCTTTCGTCTCGCTGACCGTCCCTGCGATGGCCCAGAGCGTAGCGGAGCAAAAGGTGCGCTCAAACAATGACGAACTCATCGCCATTGCCGAGAAAGTACCCAACAACGAGGTGCTCATGCAAAAAGTGCGCCCGGTGTTGGAAAAAAACATGAGCTTTCCTGCCATGACGCGGCGGGCCATCGGGCCGGGATGGAAGACCTTTACTCCCGACCAGCAGAAGAAAGCCATCTCGCTCTTCACCGACCTCATCATCCGCCGCTATGCCGGACGCTACACCATCGGCGAGCGTCCCGAGGTGACCTACAAGGCGGCGGCCACGCCTGCTCCCGGTCGCGCCGAGGTGCCGACCGTGGTGCTCTACAAGGGCAGCAAATACGAGGTCATCTATCGCCTGGAGCAAAGCGAAGACTGGCGCATCACCGATGTCGTGGTGGAAGGCGTGAGCTTCGTGGGCAACTACCGCTCGCAATTTGACGCACAGTTTCAAAAGGGAGGCGCCAACGCCGTCCTGGCTGCGCTCACCAACGCCGTGAATAACCCCTAA
- the mlaD gene encoding outer membrane lipid asymmetry maintenance protein MlaD: MKPSRLELLVGVFVLMGLAAVLYLTIKLGAGNLPSGDTYVIEARFSNAGGLHKGGSVVVSGVTVGRVEDIRLDKNDFSAIATLRVQSVLHLPTDSMASIKTSGLIGDKFVALSPGADETYLQPGTRITMTESSVDLESLIGKMAFGSADKPAEGQPTPQPQP, from the coding sequence ATGAAACCATCCCGTCTTGAGCTCCTCGTGGGCGTGTTTGTCCTCATGGGACTTGCTGCTGTGCTTTATCTCACGATCAAGCTCGGCGCCGGCAATCTCCCCTCGGGCGACACCTACGTGATCGAGGCGCGCTTTTCCAACGCTGGCGGATTGCACAAAGGTGGCAGCGTGGTGGTTTCAGGTGTGACCGTTGGCCGGGTGGAGGATATCCGGCTCGACAAAAACGATTTCAGCGCCATCGCGACCCTGCGGGTGCAGTCCGTCCTGCACCTCCCGACGGACTCCATGGCGTCGATCAAGACATCTGGGTTGATCGGAGACAAATTTGTTGCGCTTTCTCCGGGAGCGGATGAAACCTACCTGCAACCTGGCACTCGCATCACCATGACCGAATCATCCGTGGATCTGGAGTCGCTCATCGGAAAAATGGCTTTTGGCTCCGCGGACAAACCGGCCGAGGGCCAGCCCACGCCTCAACCACAACCATGA
- a CDS encoding ABC transporter ATP-binding protein, whose product MSAPLLQVTGLRKSFGSHEVLSGINLEVRRGQVFTILGPSGAGKSVFLKCLGGVITQDAGEVRFDGKLLSASNPASLADFRHRCSFLFQSNALFDSLTALENVALPLEQTTDLSNREIRQQAMEALRQLEIDTFAGRYPSQMSGGMQKRLALARAIVTKPELVFFDEPTAGLDPLRRNAVFAMIARYQRQLAFTALVVTHDVPEALVTSDRVALLEGGQLRFDGTPADFSSSTLPVVTGFRDSVEALGNTLAALQTSPK is encoded by the coding sequence ATGAGCGCGCCACTGCTGCAAGTCACGGGATTACGCAAGAGCTTCGGCTCGCACGAGGTGCTATCTGGCATCAACCTCGAGGTCCGGCGCGGGCAGGTGTTTACCATTCTCGGCCCCAGCGGCGCGGGGAAATCGGTCTTCCTGAAATGCCTGGGTGGCGTGATCACGCAGGACGCGGGCGAGGTGCGGTTCGATGGGAAGCTCCTCTCGGCGTCCAACCCGGCGTCGCTGGCGGATTTTCGCCATCGGTGCAGCTTTCTGTTCCAGAGCAACGCTCTCTTTGACTCCCTCACGGCGCTGGAAAACGTCGCTCTCCCGCTCGAGCAGACGACCGATCTTTCCAATCGCGAAATCCGCCAGCAGGCCATGGAGGCGCTGCGGCAGCTCGAGATCGACACCTTCGCCGGCCGGTACCCGAGCCAGATGTCGGGTGGTATGCAAAAGCGGCTCGCCCTGGCCCGAGCCATCGTCACCAAGCCCGAGCTGGTATTCTTCGACGAACCGACGGCAGGACTCGACCCTTTGCGGCGCAATGCCGTCTTTGCCATGATCGCCCGGTACCAACGGCAGCTGGCCTTTACCGCGCTTGTCGTCACGCACGACGTACCCGAGGCACTGGTTACCAGCGACCGCGTTGCCCTGCTCGAGGGCGGACAGCTTCGCTTCGACGGTACCCCGGCGGACTTTTCTTCCTCGACGCTCCCGGTCGTCACAGGATTCCGTGACAGTGTCGAGGCACTTGGCAACACTCTTGCTGCATTACAGACTTCTCCAAAATGA
- a CDS encoding MlaE family ABC transporter permease, protein MIASFRGAIGSRRLPRRIVRAFYEQGALCLPVILIVGIFTGLVLGLQGYYVLSRFGSEGLLGALVSLSLVREMAPVLAALMIVGQAGSALAAELGIQRNSEQIVALETMGINSHGYLVSPRLLAALVVFPLQTALFVAIGLYGGSLSGSVLLGVDPGIYWSAVERAVEMADVRECFIKAATFGLLTISICSYYGYNAHRCSTATGARAVSASTTRAVVLSSIVVLAVDYAITSFLV, encoded by the coding sequence GTGATCGCATCCTTTCGTGGTGCGATTGGTTCGCGACGTCTGCCTCGGCGCATTGTGCGTGCTTTTTATGAACAGGGGGCTCTCTGCCTGCCGGTCATTCTCATCGTTGGCATCTTCACCGGCCTCGTTCTCGGGCTCCAGGGGTACTACGTATTGAGCCGCTTCGGGTCGGAGGGGTTGCTGGGAGCGCTGGTCTCGCTGAGCCTCGTGCGGGAGATGGCTCCGGTGCTCGCGGCCCTGATGATTGTCGGCCAGGCGGGATCGGCCCTCGCGGCTGAGCTGGGCATCCAGCGCAACTCCGAGCAGATCGTGGCGCTCGAGACCATGGGTATCAACAGCCATGGTTATCTCGTGTCGCCCCGCCTGCTGGCGGCTCTCGTCGTTTTTCCTCTTCAAACCGCCCTTTTCGTCGCCATTGGCCTCTACGGAGGGAGCCTTTCGGGTTCCGTGCTCCTCGGCGTCGATCCCGGCATCTACTGGTCGGCGGTGGAGCGTGCGGTCGAGATGGCGGATGTGCGCGAGTGCTTCATCAAGGCCGCGACCTTCGGCCTGCTGACGATTTCCATCTGCTCCTATTACGGCTACAACGCACACCGCTGCTCCACGGCCACGGGCGCTCGGGCGGTGAGCGCGTCCACCACTCGTGCGGTGGTGCTGTCCAGCATCGTCGTGCTGGCGGTCGATTACGCCATCACCTCATTCCTGGTCTAG
- a CDS encoding MFS transporter — translation MNIPGRPILKAAHGPNRRWWVLGAVECGNFVVYMDAFIVTLALPAMAAQFGIGLHEVKWVMLSYMIALTASLLVAGRLGDRLGRKTVTILGMGALAAASLACLFAPTLAVLIACRAVQGIGGALVLANVMAEITAVFPKVERRRAMAINASVLAMGQVVGLLLGGALIGAFGWRSIFLVIALISSAGLLLDALILRNQSCSRAGRFDLAGAMLSIPLIGIPFLLVERLASRAAQGFPWELLGAGLGLLVIFLVVELRMASPLLDPRVFRLRAYVCGSFAAAAYFVAAASCYFLVPLYAQAVLGLTPFQAGLLMLPLSVALTTTSQIIGGLSKYISARVVASFGLLCTAGGVLALSFLGPTGGLLLVAGIVALIGAGGGLFHPPNNTSVLAAVPQSMLGSANGFFAMARNFGQALGVSLAAAILGATVAGTGAGKLLAGYHPEHAREAVFAIYTSGQSAAFHLAAMIGLVGAIVSAFRGPPIMAPPPEDLKTPASTAK, via the coding sequence ATGAATATCCCCGGACGTCCCATACTAAAGGCGGCACACGGTCCCAACCGCCGCTGGTGGGTGCTGGGAGCAGTCGAGTGCGGAAATTTCGTCGTGTACATGGACGCCTTCATCGTGACGCTGGCTTTGCCAGCCATGGCGGCGCAATTTGGCATCGGGCTTCATGAGGTGAAGTGGGTGATGCTTTCTTACATGATCGCCCTTACGGCCTCGTTGTTGGTGGCGGGACGACTGGGCGACCGGCTGGGACGCAAGACCGTCACCATTCTCGGCATGGGCGCTCTGGCGGCAGCTTCGCTGGCCTGTCTTTTCGCTCCGACGCTGGCGGTGCTCATTGCCTGCCGGGCGGTGCAGGGGATCGGCGGGGCGCTGGTGCTGGCCAATGTGATGGCGGAAATCACCGCGGTGTTTCCCAAGGTGGAGCGACGGCGGGCCATGGCGATCAATGCTTCCGTGCTGGCCATGGGACAGGTGGTCGGCTTGTTGCTGGGCGGAGCCTTGATCGGGGCCTTCGGGTGGCGGTCGATCTTCCTGGTCATCGCGCTTATCTCCTCTGCCGGGCTGCTGCTTGATGCCTTGATCCTGAGGAATCAGAGCTGCTCGCGCGCGGGGCGCTTCGACCTTGCCGGGGCCATGCTGTCGATTCCCTTGATTGGCATCCCTTTTCTCCTGGTCGAGAGGCTGGCTTCGCGGGCTGCGCAGGGTTTTCCCTGGGAACTGCTGGGAGCAGGGCTGGGCCTGCTCGTGATCTTCCTGGTGGTGGAACTCCGCATGGCGTCTCCGTTGCTCGATCCCCGGGTGTTTCGGCTGCGCGCCTATGTGTGTGGGTCGTTCGCGGCGGCGGCATACTTTGTGGCAGCGGCATCGTGCTACTTTCTCGTGCCGCTCTACGCGCAGGCGGTGCTGGGGCTGACGCCGTTTCAGGCAGGATTGCTGATGCTGCCGCTTTCGGTTGCGCTCACAACCACCAGTCAGATCATCGGTGGACTTTCCAAATACATCAGCGCCCGGGTGGTGGCGTCGTTTGGCCTGCTCTGTACGGCGGGCGGCGTGCTGGCTCTTTCCTTCCTCGGGCCGACGGGGGGACTCCTGCTCGTGGCCGGAATCGTCGCCCTCATCGGGGCGGGCGGAGGGCTCTTTCATCCGCCGAACAACACCTCTGTCCTGGCTGCCGTCCCACAATCAATGCTCGGCTCGGCCAATGGGTTCTTTGCCATGGCGCGGAATTTCGGCCAGGCCCTCGGTGTATCGCTGGCGGCGGCTATCCTCGGGGCAACCGTGGCCGGGACCGGAGCCGGGAAGCTTCTCGCCGGCTATCACCCGGAGCATGCCAGGGAGGCGGTATTTGCGATCTACACCAGCGGGCAAAGCGCGGCTTTTCACCTCGCTGCCATGATTGGCCTCGTGGGGGCGATCGTATCAGCCTTCCGGGGACCGCCGATCATGGCTCCACCCCCGGAGGACCTGAAAACTCCCGCCTCGACGGCGAAGTAG
- a CDS encoding cation diffusion facilitator family transporter codes for MSSTEHNRHRTLVVMVWCESVAFVCTLAAAWVANSLTLWANCLRVGLELPASFFALYVSARILRRQVGKFEYGLGKWENLASLVNVPLMFVGLVFLAIRAVQSLFDPRPVEHTGFGLVVLLVFACVNVALAMRFRGLLRTEWSPLIHAQYVMYRNAACASFFSIATLGVAALAGSAGAYLDIVGALAMAALIVQSALLLLRQSLSALLDEAVEESIRIRIDKELSVSGDLSGPVRRIRSRHSGNRIFVDVEVLCDSALPVGDFLRQAGKIRAGILRAAPGAEVTVIPCDGAVLTPGRS; via the coding sequence ATGAGCAGTACCGAGCATAACCGCCATCGCACCCTGGTCGTCATGGTGTGGTGCGAGTCAGTGGCATTTGTTTGTACGCTGGCGGCAGCATGGGTGGCGAACTCTCTGACCCTGTGGGCAAATTGTCTGCGAGTGGGATTGGAACTGCCCGCGAGTTTCTTCGCTCTCTACGTGAGCGCACGTATCCTGCGGAGGCAGGTGGGGAAGTTTGAGTACGGGCTCGGGAAGTGGGAAAATCTCGCGTCGCTGGTGAATGTGCCGCTGATGTTTGTCGGTCTGGTTTTTCTCGCGATACGCGCGGTGCAGAGCCTGTTTGATCCGCGCCCGGTCGAGCACACGGGATTCGGGCTAGTGGTATTGCTGGTGTTTGCCTGCGTGAATGTCGCTCTGGCCATGCGCTTCCGCGGGTTGCTTCGCACGGAGTGGTCACCGCTGATCCATGCGCAGTATGTGATGTATCGCAACGCCGCCTGCGCCTCCTTTTTCTCGATCGCGACGCTCGGAGTGGCGGCACTCGCGGGTTCGGCCGGCGCCTATCTCGACATTGTCGGTGCCCTGGCGATGGCGGCCCTCATCGTGCAAAGCGCCCTGCTGCTCCTGCGGCAATCGCTCTCGGCCCTGCTCGACGAGGCGGTGGAGGAGTCGATTCGGATTCGGATCGACAAGGAATTGAGTGTATCGGGCGACCTCAGCGGGCCGGTGCGGCGGATTCGGTCGCGACACTCGGGGAACCGGATTTTTGTCGACGTGGAGGTTCTGTGCGATTCCGCGCTCCCGGTCGGCGACTTTCTTCGGCAGGCCGGGAAAATCCGCGCCGGAATCCTGAGGGCGGCTCCCGGTGCGGAGGTAACGGTGATCCCCTGCGATGGGGCTGTGCTTACTCCTGGTCGATCGTGA
- a CDS encoding carboxypeptidase-like regulatory domain-containing protein, translated as MMISQPAAVAGRPAFHRPAQPPPHMPFISLYTRPHVLSLCLLAMGWLLSMVPGTLVAADLRGTVTDESGQPIPEARVLISTAQVREGFSPLCPSCYSDCGKAATTDSDGHFTIANIDDALLFNVLIAARS; from the coding sequence ATGATGATATCGCAGCCCGCCGCGGTCGCCGGACGCCCCGCTTTTCACCGACCAGCCCAGCCCCCTCCTCACATGCCTTTCATCTCGCTATACACACGACCTCACGTCCTTTCCCTTTGCCTGCTCGCGATGGGTTGGCTCCTGTCGATGGTTCCAGGCACCCTAGTGGCGGCGGATTTGCGCGGCACCGTTACCGATGAGTCTGGCCAGCCAATTCCGGAAGCCCGTGTGCTTATTTCGACCGCGCAAGTGCGGGAGGGCTTCAGTCCCCTTTGCCCATCATGCTACAGCGACTGCGGGAAAGCGGCGACCACCGACTCGGACGGCCACTTCACCATCGCAAATATCGACGACGCGCTGTTGTTCAATGTCCTCATCGCGGCCAGGAGCTAA
- a CDS encoding Nif11-like leader peptide family natural product precursor, whose amino-acid sequence MSRENVERLLLAGGKDKDLRAKYNAFETKEEFVASAVQDGFDFTIEELDKVIADEGDSFESAGNPRTRNIWWR is encoded by the coding sequence ATGTCCAGAGAGAACGTGGAACGCCTGCTGCTCGCGGGAGGCAAAGACAAGGACCTGCGCGCGAAATACAATGCCTTCGAGACGAAGGAGGAGTTTGTCGCCTCGGCGGTGCAGGATGGCTTCGACTTCACCATCGAGGAACTCGACAAGGTCATCGCTGACGAGGGGGATTCCTTCGAGTCCGCCGGCAATCCGCGCACGCGCAACATCTGGTGGCGCTAG
- a CDS encoding sensor histidine kinase translates to MNLLRKLSSISRSRLLFFLGAMLFLGFLLTSTISYLVSRQSIRSAILQNELPLSSNNIYSEIQHDLFRPILISSLMANDTFVKTWLMQGEKDESAITDYLSHIKKRYGTITAFLVSENTRKYYNATEVLKVVREDNPADEWFFRVRKMTSDYEINVDPDMSNSNAMTIFINYRILGNNGEFLAATGVGLSVSAVKSLMQKYRERYHRDVYFYDLKGNLVLRSPAAPGTASEIPAHAGEKAMQTILEQVGRGDTTAEISVVASNGSLASYRYIPELNWVLVVEQASDGTGAILYKTFGLNFIVCLLVAALLLGIFHQTIIRYQRNLEAKNLQLERAKSARDRLFSIIGHDLRGPVGNLKSSLELLGNDSLDMETFKEIRDDLHRGVDHVLIALSNLMEWGSLQTNPLEAKPESVNLHTAAHDEIQLLALLAKEKHIRIENAIPAEASLWADPRQIKSVMRNLLSNAIKFTRTDGHISLSAKRTASQWTLAVTDDGVGMDSARSHALFHTDADSTLGTRGERGLGLGLQLCMDFVQANGGTISVESMPGKGTTFLVTLPAALGS, encoded by the coding sequence ATGAACCTCCTCCGTAAATTGTCGTCGATTTCCCGCTCGCGGCTGCTGTTCTTTCTCGGGGCGATGCTGTTCCTCGGCTTCCTTCTCACCAGCACGATCAGCTATCTCGTGTCGCGCCAGTCAATTCGCTCAGCCATCCTCCAGAACGAACTCCCGCTCTCGAGCAACAACATCTACTCGGAGATCCAGCACGACCTTTTCCGCCCGATCCTCATCTCGTCCCTGATGGCGAATGATACCTTTGTAAAAACCTGGCTGATGCAGGGCGAAAAGGACGAGTCGGCGATCACGGACTATCTCTCCCACATCAAGAAGAGGTACGGCACAATCACGGCATTCCTCGTCTCGGAAAACACGCGAAAATACTACAACGCGACGGAGGTGCTCAAGGTCGTCCGGGAGGACAATCCCGCGGATGAGTGGTTTTTCCGCGTCCGGAAGATGACGTCGGATTACGAAATCAACGTCGATCCCGACATGTCGAACAGCAATGCGATGACGATCTTCATCAACTATCGCATCCTGGGAAACAACGGGGAGTTCCTCGCGGCCACAGGCGTCGGACTCAGCGTTAGCGCGGTGAAATCCCTCATGCAAAAATATCGCGAGCGCTACCATCGCGATGTTTATTTCTACGACCTCAAGGGCAATCTCGTCCTCCGCAGCCCCGCCGCACCAGGAACTGCCTCCGAGATCCCTGCTCATGCCGGGGAAAAGGCCATGCAGACCATTCTCGAGCAGGTCGGCCGGGGCGATACGACCGCGGAGATCTCGGTAGTCGCAAGCAATGGCTCTCTCGCTAGCTACCGCTATATCCCCGAGCTGAACTGGGTGCTCGTGGTCGAGCAGGCCTCCGACGGCACGGGAGCCATTCTTTACAAGACTTTCGGACTCAACTTCATCGTTTGCCTGCTCGTGGCGGCCCTGCTTCTCGGCATCTTTCACCAGACCATCATTCGCTATCAGCGCAACCTGGAGGCCAAGAATCTCCAGCTCGAACGCGCCAAGTCCGCCCGGGACCGGCTTTTCTCCATCATCGGCCATGACCTGCGCGGTCCCGTGGGGAACCTGAAGAGCTCCCTTGAGTTGCTCGGCAACGATTCGCTCGACATGGAAACCTTCAAGGAGATCCGCGATGACCTCCACCGCGGGGTGGATCACGTCCTCATCGCCCTGAGCAATCTCATGGAGTGGGGCAGCCTCCAGACCAATCCCCTGGAAGCCAAACCGGAAAGCGTGAACCTCCACACTGCGGCGCATGACGAGATCCAACTCCTCGCTCTCCTTGCCAAGGAAAAGCACATTCGCATCGAGAACGCCATCCCCGCCGAAGCCTCTCTCTGGGCCGATCCGCGACAGATCAAGTCCGTCATGCGCAACCTGCTGTCAAACGCCATCAAGTTTACCCGGACGGATGGCCATATTTCCTTGTCCGCAAAACGGACCGCCAGTCAGTGGACCCTCGCCGTGACCGATGACGGGGTGGGTATGGACTCCGCCCGGAGCCATGCACTCTTTCATACCGATGCAGATTCCACTCTCGGCACCAGGGGCGAGCGCGGTCTGGGGCTTGGCCTGCAATTGTGCATGGACTTCGTGCAGGCCAATGGCGGGACGATCTCGGTGGAAAGCATGCCCGGCAAAGGAACGACCTTCCTCGTCACCCTGCCCGCGGCGCTCGGATCCTGA